In Panicum virgatum strain AP13 chromosome 5K, P.virgatum_v5, whole genome shotgun sequence, the genomic window AACCTCCTACAACAGCTCAAATTTAAAAGTTTCTCCTGACAGCTAATTCAATTGACCATACCTCTGGCATCTATCCTGGAGTTCATATCACTACACTCAGAACTCAGAAGTAAATGATTCAAGTGTTGCAGTAGACCTAGGACCAAACGATAAAAGATAGAAGGGAAAAGCGTACCATTATTGAAATATCAGTTTATCAAATCTAATTAGCAACATGACTTCACCAACCAGAGAAGACACATATGCAGACAAATTAGGAAGACAAAACTAAAAACTAGCATTTGGTTCACTAAACAGcaatattgaaaataaaaaagatgttGAACTTAAAATTAGAAAACAAAAGGTATAAAAACTTGAGCTAGTCTGTATCAAATAGTTGATTCTGCAGTCTGTAGCCCTGCCGTTCCTTGATGATAACAAAACCTAGCAGTTATAGAAGATTCTATCCATTTTTTGCTTTCTAGAAGATCATGGATCAGGTAGCCTCCTTAACTACAAATCACATAATTACAATAGGCAATTTGCAATTCAAAATAATTATCTGTTGCTAAACGTTATTTAAAACATCTTAATGTAGTATTCCAATTTAGCATGTCAATAGCTAGAGATATGTTACCTCTGCCTGTCACCAAGGACGTCAATCACTATGTAACCAGATGTTCGCTCAACAAGGACAATGCCATAAGATGCTGCCGCATATGCTAGTGCCTGCTCATCAGGGGACTCACCTTGATAGTCAATCAACTTTTGTGTATAATCTCTAGTGTCAAGCACAAGTGGCACGATGGTATTACAGGCAGCAAGAGCAAGGAAGAATTCAAGAACAAGCTTTGCTTCCTCATATTTACCACTATCCCTCAGTAGCTTCACAAGCTGAGGGTCAGTTTTAACTGCCATTTTTGGTGTCCACAGCTGATCACCCACTGTCCAAAACCAGCAAAACAAACGGCTTATTAGGGAATGACAACATCAAAACAAGTGTGATACATTGAGTCATTGAAGCCATCATACCTACAACTGAGTATCCATCTGTATCTTTACCAGAGCTGTAATCAACCCCGCGAATCGATGCACACTGGAACACCATCTTGTTCTCTGTCAGTGTTCCTGTCTTGTCAGAGAATACATACCTTATCTGCCCTAAATCCTCATTTATATTCAAAGCCCTGCACTGGAACTTTGACCTTGATGGTTCGTCATACAGGTCTTTATCGGCACCCATGAAATATGCCTGTCCAAGCCGTACCAACTCCATTGATATATACAATGAGATTGGAATAATGACCTGATACACTATTACTGCCATGAGGAATGTAATGAATATCTGCATCCCCACACCATAGTAATTGTAGTTTTTCCCAGTAGTGTAATCCTTCTCCCTGAAGAATTGGGTGAACTCCAGGTCCCCCTTGTGATTCAGCAGCCAAATCCCAGCGAGAACAGATGCAGTTGTGCACATCCCAATAAGCATAATGGACAATATGACGGTCTCTCGATTTAACTGTGTTTCCAAGCGACTCCGCTTTGACGGCGCACCCGAGCTATTTAGCATGACCTTGGTCTCCTTCCCAGCATATACCACAACCCCTATTGCCCACGTGGTGTTCTTGAGTTCACAACCACGAAGCACAATGTTGGATGGTCCAAGTGATACACGCTTCCCATCAATATCCAAATTCGCCTGAAATCCGTAGATGTTCCTGTTTGGTCGCTCGCAATGCAGGATGCCACCTACACCACCATTCTGGGAGAACCTCACCTGCGTCTCCTGCTTGGCATACCTCGTCTTGAGGTTGGTCTCCCCGTCGAGATTCACCGTCTGGACATGGGCGACGCCAGTGGGGTCGCTGGTGGCGAGCAGCACCATGTCGGCCGGGAGCGTCTCGTTGGACGCCACGCGCACCACGTCCCCTACGCGTATGTGCTTCCATCTCTTGGGCTGGAAATCGCCCGCGGTGCCCGGCGCGAGCACGGAGGCAAGGCGGTTGTTCTCCTGGCGGTCGGAACGGTGGCGGCGGAAGTCCTCGTAGGCGTCCTTGACGGCAGTGACGAAGAGAACGAAGGCGAGCGGGAGCACGGACGCGCCGCGGCCGAAGACGGCGACCTGGGGCAGCTGGTTGAGCACGGTGATGGCGAGGAAGTAGACGTACGACAGCCGCCGGAACTGCTCGAAGAGGTTTCGCGGCAGGAAGGTGAGCACGGAATACTTGGCCGTACGGATGGCGTTCCCCGCGAGCTCCGGCGAGGGCTGCCCTACTACGACCCCGCGGGAATCGTCGTCCCCGACCTCCCGCTCCCGCTGCGACGACGCGGACGGGTCTTCGGCGGGGGCGTCGCCGCGGCGGGAGGGGAGGAATGGGTCGGGGACCTCGACGGAGAAGGCGAGCCGGTCCGCGCGGAGGGGAGGCTCCGGCTGCGCCGGCGGGAGCTGCGACGCCGCTGGGGGATGCGGTGAGGGGGCATCGTCGGGGGTGGTGGAGACGAGGAGAGGGCGCTCGGACGCCATGCTGGAGCGGAGGTCCCGGGCTAGTGCGCCGGCGGCATCGTCGGCGGCGGGATTTAggcgggcgccggcgaggtCAATGGCGGAGGTGGGGAGCGGAAGACTTTTTTAGGAGTCGAGAGTTTTCTTCTGTTGGGGGCAAggcttgcaggcttgcagcaggTGGTGCCGTGGTGGTAGTAGTGGGATTTTCAGAAACAGAAGGGAGCTGATGGAGAGTTTTCACAGGGTTTTTGAGGGTTAAGTTGCTTTTTTTTGTTCTTAAAATTAAAAATTGTCGAATATGGTTTCATATTGATATATTTAAAAAACATCTAAATGCAGAAGTTTTTTTGAGATCATCTAAATGCAGAAGTTGTTTCTTAAAAATTGAAATAGGTTTGCAAATGGAAGAAATAGATTCAGAAAAGGTGTTACTCGTTTCTTAgactctgttgagttttgtTTCAAAATTATTATTCGAGTTGTGAATGTTGTCTGCTGGACAATTCACAATGTCAcccttatttatttattttcgagTGCTTCAATAGCAAATGCCACCGGTTCTCCATATAGCATACAGTAAAAAGGTAATGATAGTATTTTTTACATATTACCTTTTATGATTTTgttcatatacacaatggaaaATCATACAGTACAACTCCGACACTCACAACACAcgcgcacgcacactcacaccctatgaacacacgtacgcaaatcctacccctatgagcatcttcgaataAGACTAAGCCGGTAAATTcttgagattgacgaagtcaccatagGTGTTTCgttgtcgacgggaacgtcgcctaccactgaatgcatAACGCCGTTAAATCTCAGAATATTCACTCTCATGGGGAGCCGAACCCAAGACCTCTGATGCTACCGAGACTCTTGTAGTCATTAGACTACAGGCTCTTTTGCATATACACAATGGATTACTAGAGCTTTGGTGTAACAACTTGTTGGTTTCTACGGAATCACCCCCGCCCATCCAAGACATACACAATAACACCCACAACAATACACGATGTAAACCTAGTGTTATTAGCCAAGCTAAATGCATATATGAATAAAATGTATATGTTGGGCTGATTCACTTCCCATTCCAATCATCCAATAGATATATTTGTGATACAAATAGGTTTCGGGACAAGTATAAACGCAATGAATTTTCATCAACTTGTAAAATTCGGAACTCTTTGCCTTGTCCACGtgacgcgggggggggggggtagggttgaaaacgggacgggaaaatcccgtcccgaccgGCACGGTTTGCCGTCTAAACCGACCGTGAACCGTTCCCGCAGGAAAAACAGGAAAACGGGAAAAAAAACGGGAAAACGGGCGGGAACGGGAACAAATTCGGTTGgggtgttttcccgaccgtATTCGCGGTTCCCGTTTTCATCCGGGATAATTCCCGCGGGAAATTCCCGGATTTGAGTATCACCACCACCAATTCAGCCCATCTTCCGCA contains:
- the LOC120706551 gene encoding phospholipid-transporting ATPase 1-like, whose product is MASERPLLVSTTPDDAPSPHPPAASQLPPAQPEPPLRADRLAFSVEVPDPFLPSRRGDAPAEDPSASSQREREVGDDDSRGVVVGQPSPELAGNAIRTAKYSVLTFLPRNLFEQFRRLSYVYFLAITVLNQLPQVAVFGRGASVLPLAFVLFVTAVKDAYEDFRRHRSDRQENNRLASVLAPGTAGDFQPKRWKHIRVGDVVRVASNETLPADMVLLATSDPTGVAHVQTVNLDGETNLKTRYAKQETQVRFSQNGGVGGILHCERPNRNIYGFQANLDIDGKRVSLGPSNIVLRGCELKNTTWAIGVVVYAGKETKVMLNSSGAPSKRSRLETQLNRETVILSIMLIGMCTTASVLAGIWLLNHKGDLEFTQFFREKDYTTGKNYNYYGVGMQIFITFLMAVIVYQVIIPISLYISMELVRLGQAYFMGADKDLYDEPSRSKFQCRALNINEDLGQIRYVFSDKTGTLTENKMVFQCASIRGVDYSSGKDTDGYSVVVGDQLWTPKMAVKTDPQLVKLLRDSGKYEEAKLVLEFFLALAACNTIVPLVLDTRDYTQKLIDYQGESPDEQALAYAAASYGIVLVERTSGYIVIDVLGDRQRFDILGLHEFDSDRKRMSVIVSCPDRTIKLYVKGADSSIFGITNKSSDLDIVRATEAHLHKYSSLGLRTLVVGMRELSQSEFEDWQLAYENASTAVLGRGSLLRSVATNIECNIHILGATGIEDKLQVGVPEAIESLRQADMKVWILTGDKQETAISIGYSCKLLTNDMTQIVINNNSKESCQRSLVEALATTKKLRAASSIGTLNPMLASEASNTTIALIVDGNSLVYILETELQEELFKLATECSVVLCCRVAPLQKAGIVALIKNRTDDMTLAIGDGANDVSMIQMADVGVGISGQEGRQAVMASDFAMGQFRFLVPLLLVHGHWNYQRMSYMILYNFYKNATFVLVLFWYVLYTAFTLTTAITEWSSLLYTVLYTSLPTIVVGILDKDLSKSTLLAYPKLYGSGQRDEKYNVNLFVLNMLEALWQSLVVFYLPYFAYRRSTIDMSSLGDLWALAPVIVVNMQLAMDIVRWNWIIHAFVWGTIAATTICLFVIDSIWILPGYGAIFHIMGTGLFWLLLLIIVVTAMVPHFVIKAFSEHFRPNDIQIAREMEKFTNVNQVNRSEIPMEGFS